The following are encoded in a window of Solidesulfovibrio magneticus RS-1 genomic DNA:
- the mamA gene encoding magnetosome protein MamA: MGKGEKTVAQPQLEDIEDIVPDDDELSASEGAPVGRKKAAKAKKNVANMESSVEDSSTFYWNSLLLLSGRLLNRTLDWYNGLFSLTPRDKAKLYRNISQRCLRRGSPEEALRYLKEWARHEKNDPEPLYQMGIALANLGDYQRAVTVFDKVLKLRPNHFMASYRKGAVLLKMKQYKLALPVLEAVVAEKPEDARAYYLLGLAYDGDEQLEKGIEAMQKAVDLDPEEIKYHQHLGFMNVRKDDHKTAAEHFTKVMELERSQDSDEE, from the coding sequence ATGGGTAAGGGGGAAAAAACAGTTGCGCAGCCGCAGCTGGAGGATATCGAGGACATTGTTCCTGACGACGACGAGCTTTCCGCCAGTGAAGGTGCCCCTGTCGGGCGCAAGAAGGCGGCCAAAGCCAAGAAAAACGTCGCCAACATGGAATCCAGCGTTGAGGATTCCTCGACGTTTTACTGGAATTCCCTTCTTTTGCTCAGCGGCCGGCTGCTCAACCGGACGCTGGACTGGTACAACGGCCTGTTTAGTCTCACGCCCCGGGACAAGGCCAAGCTGTACCGCAATATCAGCCAGCGCTGCCTGCGTCGCGGTTCCCCCGAGGAAGCCCTGCGCTACTTGAAGGAATGGGCGCGCCACGAGAAAAACGACCCGGAACCGCTTTACCAGATGGGCATTGCCCTGGCCAACCTTGGCGATTACCAGCGGGCGGTCACGGTTTTCGACAAGGTTTTAAAGCTGCGCCCCAACCACTTCATGGCCAGCTACCGCAAGGGAGCCGTGCTGCTCAAGATGAAGCAGTACAAGCTGGCCCTGCCCGTGCTTGAGGCCGTGGTGGCGGAGAAGCCCGAGGACGCCCGGGCCTACTATCTGCTCGGTCTGGCCTACGACGGCGACGAGCAGTTGGAAAAAGGCATCGAGGCCATGCAAAAGGCCGTGGATCTCGATCCGGAAGAGATCAAATACCACCAGCACCTTGGCTTCATGAACGTGCGCAAGGACGACCATAAGACGGCGGCCGAACATTTCACGAAGGTCATGGAGCTGGAGCGCAGTCAGGACAGTGATGAGGAATGA
- the mamI gene encoding magnetosome protein MamI has protein sequence MTPIVLGLLCIALGLWGIYDMYYYVMDVVKGGLPLLCMIGGLLAALAGCVPQKSVSDDEEDVHG, from the coding sequence ATGACGCCCATCGTTTTGGGATTGCTCTGTATCGCCTTGGGGCTCTGGGGCATATATGACATGTATTACTATGTCATGGACGTTGTGAAGGGGGGTCTGCCCCTGCTGTGTATGATCGGGGGGCTGCTTGCCGCCCTGGCCGGTTGTGTTCCGCAAAAAAGCGTCAGCGATGACGAGGAGGACGTACATGGGTAA